One region of Ornithinibacter aureus genomic DNA includes:
- a CDS encoding 3-hydroxyacyl-CoA dehydrogenase NAD-binding domain-containing protein, whose amino-acid sequence MSAVVDTPAAPPTPQLPTEVVTHTPVQDVALPGGAGILALITLDNGLDHTRPNTFGPASIAELQATVDGLKARAAAGEIQAVGITGKPFIFAVGADLSGVPYVTDREQAVSIARAGHAAFASIMDLPVPTFAFINGAAMGGGVEIALACDYRTVSAGVPAFALPETFLGLVPGWGGCYLLPNLIGPADALTVIVANPLSQNRMLKAKEVAALGIADVLLEPADFIEDSLRWAAGVVSGAVPVQRRDVDRDESAWDAACDGARSVVLAKTAGRAPGAMRAVELVRAARTATREEAFAAEDAALGDLIMGDELRAGLYAFDLVQKRAKRPAGAPDKALARPVTKVGIVGAGLMASQLALLFARRLGVPVVMTDLDEDRVAKGVGWVHAEIASLKDKRRVSPDKASFLTGLVTGSTSKDGFADVDFVIEAVFEEMAVKQQVFAEVEAVVSPECVLATNTSSLSITEMASGLEHPGRVVGFHFFNPVAVMPLLEIIPGEATDESALATAFATGRALGKTTIRVKDSASFVVNRLLGAFMGEFSRIVDEGTPVATADRAVAGLAPMPPFVLLGLVGPAIALHNSETLHRAFGDRFHVSPSLRRLVESGKRGYYLMEGGRPVPDPEVLAMAEQPENPVELSAEQARERILGVLATEVGLMLSEGVVAAPMDIDLAMITGAGFQFWNGGLCPLLDREGVSERVLGRRLLPAGVASVPA is encoded by the coding sequence GTGAGCGCTGTTGTTGACACCCCCGCCGCACCCCCCACCCCGCAGCTGCCCACCGAGGTCGTGACCCACACCCCGGTCCAGGACGTCGCCCTCCCCGGCGGCGCCGGCATCCTCGCCCTGATCACGCTCGACAACGGCCTGGACCACACCCGGCCGAACACCTTCGGCCCAGCGTCGATCGCCGAGCTCCAGGCCACCGTCGACGGGCTGAAGGCCCGTGCGGCAGCCGGCGAGATCCAGGCTGTCGGCATCACCGGCAAGCCGTTCATCTTCGCCGTCGGGGCCGACCTGTCGGGCGTGCCCTACGTGACCGACCGCGAGCAGGCCGTGAGCATCGCTCGAGCCGGGCACGCGGCGTTCGCCTCGATCATGGACCTGCCGGTGCCCACGTTCGCGTTCATCAACGGCGCGGCCATGGGCGGGGGCGTCGAGATCGCCCTGGCCTGCGACTACCGCACGGTGTCCGCTGGCGTGCCCGCGTTCGCCCTCCCTGAGACCTTCCTCGGGCTCGTTCCGGGCTGGGGCGGCTGTTACCTGCTGCCCAACCTCATCGGGCCGGCCGACGCGCTCACCGTCATCGTCGCGAACCCGTTGTCGCAGAACCGGATGCTGAAGGCCAAGGAGGTGGCCGCCCTCGGCATCGCCGACGTGCTGCTCGAACCGGCGGACTTCATCGAGGACTCGCTGCGGTGGGCCGCCGGGGTCGTCAGTGGTGCCGTGCCGGTGCAGCGTCGTGACGTCGACCGTGACGAGAGCGCGTGGGATGCCGCGTGCGATGGCGCCCGCTCGGTAGTCCTCGCCAAGACCGCGGGTCGCGCGCCAGGTGCGATGCGGGCCGTCGAGCTCGTGCGCGCCGCGCGGACGGCGACTCGCGAGGAGGCCTTCGCCGCGGAGGACGCCGCTCTCGGTGACCTCATCATGGGTGATGAGTTGCGCGCCGGGCTCTACGCCTTCGACCTCGTGCAGAAGCGCGCCAAGCGCCCGGCCGGTGCACCGGACAAGGCGCTCGCCCGCCCGGTGACCAAGGTCGGCATCGTCGGCGCCGGGCTCATGGCCAGCCAGCTCGCCCTGCTCTTCGCGCGCCGCCTCGGGGTGCCGGTCGTCATGACCGATCTCGACGAGGACCGCGTCGCCAAGGGCGTGGGCTGGGTGCACGCCGAGATCGCGTCGCTGAAGGACAAGAGGCGGGTGTCGCCGGACAAGGCGTCCTTCCTCACGGGCCTGGTCACCGGCTCGACCTCCAAGGACGGCTTCGCCGACGTCGACTTCGTCATCGAGGCGGTCTTCGAGGAGATGGCGGTCAAGCAGCAGGTGTTCGCCGAGGTCGAGGCGGTCGTCTCCCCCGAGTGCGTGCTCGCGACGAACACGTCCTCGCTGTCGATCACCGAGATGGCGAGCGGGCTGGAGCACCCGGGTCGGGTCGTGGGCTTCCACTTCTTCAACCCGGTGGCCGTCATGCCCCTGCTCGAGATCATCCCCGGCGAGGCGACCGACGAGTCCGCGCTGGCGACGGCGTTCGCCACCGGGCGAGCGCTCGGCAAGACGACGATCCGGGTGAAGGACTCGGCATCCTTCGTCGTGAACCGCCTGCTGGGCGCGTTCATGGGCGAGTTCTCCCGCATCGTCGACGAGGGCACCCCGGTGGCCACGGCCGACCGCGCCGTCGCGGGTCTGGCACCGATGCCGCCGTTCGTGCTGCTCGGGCTCGTCGGGCCGGCGATCGCTCTGCACAACAGCGAGACCCTGCACCGCGCGTTCGGTGACCGGTTCCACGTCTCGCCGAGCCTGCGACGGCTCGTCGAGTCCGGCAAGCGTGGCTACTACCTCATGGAGGGTGGCCGTCCGGTGCCCGACCCGGAGGTGCTCGCGATGGCCGAGCAGCCGGAGAACCCGGTGGAGCTCAGCGCCGAGCAGGCCCGTGAGCGCATCCTCGGGGTGCTGGCCACGGAGGTCGGCCTCATGCTGTCGGAGGGCGTCGTCGCCGCGCCGATGGACATCGACCTGGCGATGATCACCGGCGCCGGGTTCCAGTTCTGGAACGGCGGGCTCTGCCCGTTGCTCGACCGCGAGGGCGTCTCCGAGCGGGTGCTCGGTCGGCGGCTGCTGCCGGCCGGGGTGGCGAGCGTCCCCGCCTGA